A single Vanacampus margaritifer isolate UIUO_Vmar chromosome 7, RoL_Vmar_1.0, whole genome shotgun sequence DNA region contains:
- the LOC144055250 gene encoding uncharacterized protein LOC144055250 isoform X1, producing the protein MSCVHYKFSSKLDYNTVTFDGLHITLSELKRQIMARERLKATDCDLQITNAQTREEYTDDEAHIPKHSSVIVRRTPLGGVKPAGRTFIVDRSDTSVAGSSRPTDSSPSMSLAQLTKTANLVDANASEEDKIKAMMTQSNHEYDPIHYSKKAVGPPPAHYLCYRCGKSGHYIRQCPMLLVQDKSIEGPKQVRTSKGIPQSFMVKAEPGTKGAMLTSTGEYAIPAIDAEAYAQGKKERPPFVPHDQSSSEDDSDPIPDELLCPICNDLMTDAVVIPCCGNSYCDDCIRTTLLDSEEHVCFTCKQSDVSPDNLIANKFLRQAVNNFKNETGYTKRGRKQLQPSAPPPPRLHLLNRSLQSRQQDPLMANISQPPPPALPQTAATASVTAPQAQTPPTAPPATNTPTPTPSPPPPQADITEERKEASPVPPPVEDHGSPQASGSQDEPPPPGEAELPPPIVRPGPTKNTESRTQTYNLPLLGAAPSSRPPSHLSGPPSRPHQPHRDRGGRHWERSYRSRGDPPSTHLQTAQLPLPTPPLYVSPSLYPPAPQPYPPLYSAGPGLLPPPTMAYQPQPIYGPGPPGINPPWGAPGSQPPLLPLPSSLNQPPLSKEDFYRQRHHRQDNITSKLDEFTKDFHKELMKYRNAPKRQRPSYSRSRSYSRSPFSRSYTRSRSRSRSRSRSYSYTPSRSRSRSRSHGRPYPRSPYSRRNGRSYGRSRSRSRSRSRSYGYRRSGSPPSFRTGAWEGAEGVPPFRSRSHSRSPGAFRNRSPAGRKPAPRDLAPYELKALSPGSRERWERDSYRQWEREYREWYNKYYKDYENQQQAIYPRGRNSREREREKERDRDRDRDRERDRERVSPVHREYSPQGRMRRGRDEKVPPAQNPPSSSTSTTKTNAKLLKTKKVKKRKTGEDGDQSQHSVDRGDATPVRDEPMDDVLSPNKTPPISSKPASSSTSSKAPASKSSTAPSKPSLKSTPKTDKAKKEKGPKIKPKAKTEAPKVKSDKVKKKTGEPVVAKKKEPSSTAAAKTSKTSKAKPEESHNLTVPKKEKSKIASVRPPLLKTPPLFSQGLPVPHPSLHETLRPGNDTRGRRDAPHGAGLIPLPHQVLPYIHRPPSRLGEEGRSLLGSPPGKLRRLDGPGIGAEVFSHLHDPHQTALQRFSHPSDRPGLLPVLVGREIIWADKDRGAIRPLMDLPVKPVTPRNIPLNRDLGKKDNPVSDRSSLGTDKTAAERAGATNNPDADKPAGNSNGVEVKERSSSDGAVAKDADRSSGVDRERESNWRVDRERERGSERGREKASRSDRDQEKTSGSDRDRERASGSDRDRERGSDRDRDRERTSDRDREKASDRDRAKASDRDREKASDRERTKASSSDRDRPKESSSDRDRAKASDREREKASTSDRDREKASGSEREKTLTSDKERDRASGSSSKKVKDSDAGEKSQRTERKNSGSAAGRSVCLDKMTIAEKSAIGKKQGHQEKPSSSSKEATEKSAKSDRSVSKERTAKTGSTVKKPDAAPKDGKDGETKSVRTKPRISRKVLSSQPASAANTSSREAEPNSAEKEEEKKSDSSAASDQVTPSRTQNVGEQLLIQAPPRSKWEREDDEEEEEEEQVAAPQETPKEPSPVPLKTEAVRTDKKVVAKEEKKRMPKDESKGGKPAKVKIVREERKAGRGERGSKSDGREGKERGSPAGKEEKNAGGPEPRRQRLCSDLARETDEAAFVPDYSEGDEASDSSPSASQRSNSNRSDTPEAAEGDKKKKKKHKKHKKHKKHKKHKVADKEGGEHKHKHKKKKHKKSKDKDAGQDEDEDEEGQSVAGSETSKP; encoded by the exons ATGTCGTGTGTTCACTACAAGTTCTCCTCCAAACTGGACTACAACACGGTCACGTTCGATGGGCTGCACATCACCCTGAGTGAGCTCAAGCGGCAGATAATGGCCAGGGAGCGCCTCAAGGCCACAGACTGCGACCTGCAGATCACCAACGCGCAGACGCGAGAAG aatacaCGGACGATGAAGCCCACATCCCCAAACATTCCTCCGTGATCGTCCGCAGAACACCGCTTGGCGGCGTCAAGCCTGCTGGCAGGACGTTCATTGT AGATCGTTCTGACACGTCAGTGGCGGGATCGTCGAGACCc ACCGACTCCTCACCGTCTATGTCTCTCGCCCAGCTCACCAAG accGCTAACCTGGTTGACGCAAACGCATCTGAGGAGGACAAGATTAAAGCCATGATGACTCAGTCCAATCACGAATACGACCCGATTCA CTACTCCAAGAAGGCCGTCGGCCCGCCACCTGCTCACTACCTCTGTTACCGTTGCGGAAAGAGCGGTCACTACATTCGGCAGTGCCCCATGCTCTTG GTTCAGGATAAGAGCATAGAGGGTCCTAAGCAGGTGAGAACCAGCAAGGGCATCCCTCAGAGTTTCATGGTGAAAGCTGAGCCCGGCACGAAAGGAGCCATGTTGACCAGCACTGGAGAATACGCCATACCGGCCATTGACGC GGAGGCGTACGCGCAGGGGAAGAAGGAGCGACCGCCATTCGTTCCGCACGACCAGTCGTCCTCCGAGGACGATTCTGATCCCATCCCCGACGAGCTGCTGTGTCCCATCTGCAACGATTTGATGACGGATGCTGTGGTCATTCCTTGCTGCGGGAACAGCTACTGTGACGATT GCATCCGAACAACATTGTTGGACTCTGAGGAGCACGTTTGCTTCACGTGCAAACAGTCGGATGTTTCGCCCGACAACCTCATTGCCAACAAGTTCCTTCGACAG GCTGTGAACAACTTCAAGAATGAGACGGGGTACACCAAACGCGGGCGCAAACAACTCCAACCTTCGGCCCCTCCTCCTCCGCGGCTTCACCTCCTGAACAGATCTCTCCAGTCCAGGCAGCAGGACCCCCTGATGGCAAACATCTCCCAGCCGCCGCCTCCGGCTCTTCCTCAAACTGCTGCCACCGCGAGTGTGACCGCCCCTCAAGCTCAGACCCCGCCCACGGCACCCCCCGCCACTAACACTCCCACCCCTACGCCttcgccgccgcctcctcaAGCCGACATCACTGAGGAAAGAAAAGAAGCCTCGCCAGTTCCGCCGCCCGTCGAGGACCACGGTTCTCCGCAGGCCTCCGGTAGCCAGGACGAGCCGCCTCCACCAGG CGAGGCAGAGCTGCCGCCACCCATTGTGAGACCAGGCCCGACTAAAAACACAGAAAGCAGAACACAG aCATACAATTTGCCCCTCCTTGGCGCCGCTCCATCCTCCAGGCCGCCTTCTCATCTTTCAG GCCCGCCTTCCCGACCCCACCAACCTCACAGGGACAGGGGTGGAAGACACTGGGAAAG GTCCTACAGAAGCAGAGGCGACCCCCCCTCCACCCACCTCCAGACAGCCCAACTCCCCCTTCCCACTCCCCCCCTCTACGTGTCACCCTCCCTATACCCGCCCGCACCGCAGCCGTACCCACCCCTGTACTCCGCCGGCCCGGGCCTCCTCCCGCCCCCGACGATGGCTTACCAGCCTCAGCCCATTTATGGCCCCGGGCCGCCGGGCATCAACCCTCCATGGGGGGCACCCGGCAGCCAGCCGCCATTACTCCCCCTGCCCTCCTCCCTCAATCAGCCCCCTCTCTCCAAAGAGGATTTCTACAGGCAGCGGCACCACCGACAAGACAA CATTACGTCTAAACTTGACGAGTTCACAAAAGACTTCCACAAAGAGCTGATGAAGTATCGAAACGCACCAAAGAGACAGAGACCGTCGTATTCTAG GTCCCGATCCTATAGCCGCTCTCCATTCAGCCGTTCTTACACCCGCTCTCGCTCCAGGTCCAGGTCCAGATCCAGGTCTTACTCGTACACCCCAAGTCGATCCCGCTCACGTTCACGCTCCCACGGGCGGCCATATCCCCGCTCGCCTTACTCCCGACGCAACGGACGCAGCTACGGACGCTCTCGGTCGAGATCCCGCTCCCGCTCCAGGTCGTACGGGTACCGCCGCTCGGGTTCGCCGCCCTCGTTCCGCACCGGCGCTTGGGAGGGGGCGGAAGGTGTGCCGCCGTTCCGGTCCCGGTCTCACTCCCGCTCACCGGGTGCGTTCCGGAACCGCAGCCCCGCCGGACGAAAACCGGCACCGCGTGACTTGGCGCCCTACGAACTGAAGGCTCTTAGCCCCGGCAGTCGGGAACGCTGGGAGCGCGATAGCTACCGGCAGTGGGAGCGCGAGTACCGAGAATGGtacaacaaatattacaaaGACTATGAGAACCAACAGCAGGCGATTTATCCCAGGGGCCGCAATAGCAGAGAAAGGGAACGAGAAAAGGAGAGAGACCGAGACAGAGACCGCGATCGGGAACGAGATCGGGAACGAGTGTCCCCGGTCCACCGCGAGTACTCCCCTCAAGGCAGAATGAGAAGAGGCCGAGATGAAAAAGTACCACCCGCTCAAAATCCTCCATCATCCTCAACTTCGACGACTAAGACAAATGCCAAACTCCTGAAGACCAAGAAAGTCAAAAAGAGGAAAACCGGGGAGGACGGCGACCAATCGCAGCACTCTGTGGACCGGGGTGACGCCACGCCCGTCCGCGACGAACCCATGGATGACGTCCTGTCGCCCAACAAGACGCCGCCCATCTCCTCCAAGCCAGCATCATCATCCACAAGCTCCAAGGCTCCCGCCTCCAAAAGCTCCACGGCGCCCTCCAAACCCTCACTTAAGTCCACGCCCAAGACTGACAAGGCCAAGAAAGAGAAAGGTCCGAAGATAAAACCCAAAGCCAAGACGGAGGCTCCCAAAGTCAAAAGTGACAAAGTCAAGAAGAAGACTGGCGAACCTGTGGTGGCCAAAAAGAAAGAACCCTCATCTACAGCTGCTGCTAAAACATCAAAGACCTCCAAAGCCAAACCCGAAGAATCCCACAACTTAACTGTGCCTAAAAAGGAAAAGTCAAAAATTGCTTCTGTGAGACCGCCCCTCCTGAAGACACCCCCGCTCTTCTCCCAAGGCCTACCTGTGCCGCATCCGTCTCTCCACGAGACCCTTCGTCCTGGCAACGACACCCGAGGACGACGAGACGCCCCGCACGGCGCCGGCCTCATCCCCCTCCCCCATCAAGTGCTCCCCTACATCCACCGGCCCCCCTCACGTTTGGGCGAGGAGGGCCGCTCCTTACTCGGGTCTCCGCCTGGAAAACTCCGCAGACTGGACGGTCCTGGAATCGGCGCCGAGGTCTTCTCGCACCTGCACGACCCTCATCAGACGGCACTCCAGAGATTCTCGCACCCGTCTGACAGACCCGGTCTTCTTCCTGTGCTGGTGGGCCGTGAGATTATCTGGGCGGACAAAGACCGAGGCGCTATCAGACCTCTCATGGACTTGCCG GTGAAGCCGGTGACCCCGAGAAACATCCCTTTGAACCGAGACCTCGGGAAAAAAGACAATCCCGTTTCAGACAGATCATCCTTGGGCACCGACAAGACCGCCGCAGAGCGAGCCGGTGCCACCAACAACCCGGATGCTGACAAACCCGCCGGTAATTCCAACGGAGTGGAGGTGAAGGAGCGCTCGTCTTCTGACGGGGCAGTCGCCAAAGACGCCGATCGTAGCTCGGGGGTGGACAGAGAGCGGGAAAGTAACTGGAGGGTGGACAGAGAGCGGGAGAGAGGTTCTGAACGGGGGCGGGAAAAAGCCTCACGGTCAGACAGAGATCAGGAAAAAACTTCGGGGTCTGACAGAGATCGGGAAAGAGCCTCAGGATCGGACAGAGATCGGGAACGGGGTTCAGATAGAGACCGAGATCGGGAAAGGACATCGGATCGAGATCGCGAAAAGGCTTCCGACAGAGATCGAGCTAAAGCTTCCGACAGAGACCGAGAAAAGGCTTCGGACCGTGAGCGCACAAAAGCATCCAGTTCGGACCGCGACCGTCCAAAAGAGTCGAGTTCAGACCGAGATCGTGCGAAAGCTTCGGACCGAGAAAGAGAAAAGGCCTCCACTTCTGACCGGGATCGAGAGAAAGCTTCAGGATCTGAGCGAGAGAAGACTCTGACTTCTGACAAAGAGCGTGACAGAGCGTCTGGATCGAGCTCAAAGAAGGTGAAGGATTCTGATGCAGGTGAAAAGTCGCAGAGGACGGAGCGTAAAAACTCTGGAAGTGCCGCCGGCAGATCCGTCTGCTTGGACAAAATGACCATCGCTGAGAAATCGGCCATCGGCAAGAAGCAGGGACACCAAGAGAAGCCCAGCAGCTCCTCCAAGGAGGCCACGGAGAAATCGGCAAAATCTGACCG TAGTGTTTCCAAGGAGAGAACAGCCAAGACCGGATCCACTGTGAAGAAACCCGATGCTGCTCCCAAAGATG ggAAAGATGGGGAGACTAAAAGTGTGAGGACCAAGCCGAGGATCAGCCGCAAGGTCTTATCGAGCCAACCTGCCAGCGCTGCCAA CACGTCCAGTCGGGAGGCCGAGCCCAACTCCGCGgagaaagaggaagagaagaAGAGCGACTCGTCTGCAGCTTCGGATCAGGTGACGCCATCTCGCACCCAAAACGTTGGGGAGCAGCTCCTCATTCAGGCGCCTCCTCGCTCCAAGTGGGAGCGAGAGgacgatgaggaggaggaggaggaggaacagGTGGCGGCTCCTCAAGAGACCCCCAAGGAGCCCTCACCTGTCCCCCTCAAGACCGAGGCAGTCCGAACGGATAAAAAGGTTGTGgcgaaggaggagaagaaaaggaTGCCGAAGGACGAGAGCAAAGGCGGGAAACCCGCCAAAGTCAAGATCGTCCGAGAGGAGCGCAAGGCGGGGAGGGGGGAGAGGGGGTCCAAATCCGACGGGAGGGAAGGCAAGGAACGAGGCTCGCCCGCCGGGAAGGAGGAGAAGAACGCCGGCGGCCCCGAGCCCAGGAGGCAGCGGCTGTGTTCGGACCTGGCCCGCGAGACGGACGAGGCCGCCTTCGTGCCGGACTACAGCGAAGGCGACGAGGCGTCCGACAGCAGCCCCTCGGCCAGCCAGCGCTCCAACAGCAACCGCAGCGACACGCCCGAGGCGGCGGAGGgcgacaagaagaagaagaagaaacacaagaagcacaagaaacacaaaaaacacaagaagCACAAAGTGGCCGACAAGGAGGGCGGCGAGCACAAACATaaacacaagaagaagaaacacaaGAAGAGCAAAGACAAGGACGCCGGGcaagacgaggacgaggacgaggaggggCAAAGCGTCGCGGGAAGCGAGACCTCCAAACCTTGA
- the LOC144055250 gene encoding uncharacterized protein LOC144055250 isoform X2, with translation MSCVHYKFSSKLDYNTVTFDGLHITLSELKRQIMARERLKATDCDLQITNAQTREEYTDDEAHIPKHSSVIVRRTPLGGVKPAGRTFIVDRSDTSVAGSSRPTDSSPSMSLAQLTKTANLVDANASEEDKIKAMMTQSNHEYDPIHYSKKAVGPPPAHYLCYRCGKSGHYIRQCPMLLVQDKSIEGPKQVRTSKGIPQSFMVKAEPGTKGAMLTSTGEYAIPAIDAEAYAQGKKERPPFVPHDQSSSEDDSDPIPDELLCPICNDLMTDAVVIPCCGNSYCDDCIRTTLLDSEEHVCFTCKQSDVSPDNLIANKFLRQAVNNFKNETGYTKRGRKQLQPSAPPPPRLHLLNRSLQSRQQDPLMANISQPPPPALPQTAATASVTAPQAQTPPTAPPATNTPTPTPSPPPPQADITEERKEASPVPPPVEDHGSPQASGSQDEPPPPGEAELPPPIVRPGPTKNTESRTQTYNLPLLGAAPSSRPPSHLSGPPSRPHQPHRDRGGRHWERSYRSRGDPPSTHLQTAQLPLPTPPLYVSPSLYPPAPQPYPPLYSAGPGLLPPPTMAYQPQPIYGPGPPGINPPWGAPGSQPPLLPLPSSLNQPPLSKEDFYRQRHHRQDNITSKLDEFTKDFHKELMKYRNAPKRQRPSYSRSRSYSRSPFSRSYTRSRSRSRSRSRSYSYTPSRSRSRSRSHGRPYPRSPYSRRNGRSYGRSRSRSRSRSRSYGYRRSGSPPSFRTGAWEGAEGVPPFRSRSHSRSPGAFRNRSPAGRKPAPRDLAPYELKALSPGSRERWERDSYRQWEREYREWYNKYYKDYENQQQAIYPRGRNSREREREKERDRDRDRDRERDRERVSPVHREYSPQGRMRRGRDEKVPPAQNPPSSSTSTTKTNAKLLKTKKVKKRKTGEDGDQSQHSVDRGDATPVRDEPMDDVLSPNKTPPISSKPASSSTSSKAPASKSSTAPSKPSLKSTPKTDKAKKEKGPKIKPKAKTEAPKVKSDKVKKKTGEPVVAKKKEPSSTAAAKTSKTSKAKPEESHNLTVPKKEKSKIASVRPPLLKTPPLFSQGLPVPHPSLHETLRPGNDTRGRRDAPHGAGLIPLPHQVLPYIHRPPSRLGEEGRSLLGSPPGKLRRLDGPGIGAEVFSHLHDPHQTALQRFSHPSDRPGLLPVLVGREIIWADKDRGAIRPLMDLPVKPVTPRNIPLNRDLGKKDNPVSDRSSLGTDKTAAERAGATNNPDADKPAGNSNGVEVKERSSSDGAVAKDADRSSGVDRERESNWRVDRERERGSERGREKASRSDRDQEKTSGSDRDRERASGSDRDRERGSDRDRDRERTSDRDREKASDRDRAKASDRDREKASDRERTKASSSDRDRPKESSSDRDRAKASDREREKASTSDRDREKASGSEREKTLTSDKERDRASGSSSKKVKDSDAGEKSQRTERKNSGSAAGRSVCLDKMTIAEKSAIGKKQGHQEKPSSSSKEATEKSAKSDRVSKERTAKTGSTVKKPDAAPKDGKDGETKSVRTKPRISRKVLSSQPASAANTSSREAEPNSAEKEEEKKSDSSAASDQVTPSRTQNVGEQLLIQAPPRSKWEREDDEEEEEEEQVAAPQETPKEPSPVPLKTEAVRTDKKVVAKEEKKRMPKDESKGGKPAKVKIVREERKAGRGERGSKSDGREGKERGSPAGKEEKNAGGPEPRRQRLCSDLARETDEAAFVPDYSEGDEASDSSPSASQRSNSNRSDTPEAAEGDKKKKKKHKKHKKHKKHKKHKVADKEGGEHKHKHKKKKHKKSKDKDAGQDEDEDEEGQSVAGSETSKP, from the exons ATGTCGTGTGTTCACTACAAGTTCTCCTCCAAACTGGACTACAACACGGTCACGTTCGATGGGCTGCACATCACCCTGAGTGAGCTCAAGCGGCAGATAATGGCCAGGGAGCGCCTCAAGGCCACAGACTGCGACCTGCAGATCACCAACGCGCAGACGCGAGAAG aatacaCGGACGATGAAGCCCACATCCCCAAACATTCCTCCGTGATCGTCCGCAGAACACCGCTTGGCGGCGTCAAGCCTGCTGGCAGGACGTTCATTGT AGATCGTTCTGACACGTCAGTGGCGGGATCGTCGAGACCc ACCGACTCCTCACCGTCTATGTCTCTCGCCCAGCTCACCAAG accGCTAACCTGGTTGACGCAAACGCATCTGAGGAGGACAAGATTAAAGCCATGATGACTCAGTCCAATCACGAATACGACCCGATTCA CTACTCCAAGAAGGCCGTCGGCCCGCCACCTGCTCACTACCTCTGTTACCGTTGCGGAAAGAGCGGTCACTACATTCGGCAGTGCCCCATGCTCTTG GTTCAGGATAAGAGCATAGAGGGTCCTAAGCAGGTGAGAACCAGCAAGGGCATCCCTCAGAGTTTCATGGTGAAAGCTGAGCCCGGCACGAAAGGAGCCATGTTGACCAGCACTGGAGAATACGCCATACCGGCCATTGACGC GGAGGCGTACGCGCAGGGGAAGAAGGAGCGACCGCCATTCGTTCCGCACGACCAGTCGTCCTCCGAGGACGATTCTGATCCCATCCCCGACGAGCTGCTGTGTCCCATCTGCAACGATTTGATGACGGATGCTGTGGTCATTCCTTGCTGCGGGAACAGCTACTGTGACGATT GCATCCGAACAACATTGTTGGACTCTGAGGAGCACGTTTGCTTCACGTGCAAACAGTCGGATGTTTCGCCCGACAACCTCATTGCCAACAAGTTCCTTCGACAG GCTGTGAACAACTTCAAGAATGAGACGGGGTACACCAAACGCGGGCGCAAACAACTCCAACCTTCGGCCCCTCCTCCTCCGCGGCTTCACCTCCTGAACAGATCTCTCCAGTCCAGGCAGCAGGACCCCCTGATGGCAAACATCTCCCAGCCGCCGCCTCCGGCTCTTCCTCAAACTGCTGCCACCGCGAGTGTGACCGCCCCTCAAGCTCAGACCCCGCCCACGGCACCCCCCGCCACTAACACTCCCACCCCTACGCCttcgccgccgcctcctcaAGCCGACATCACTGAGGAAAGAAAAGAAGCCTCGCCAGTTCCGCCGCCCGTCGAGGACCACGGTTCTCCGCAGGCCTCCGGTAGCCAGGACGAGCCGCCTCCACCAGG CGAGGCAGAGCTGCCGCCACCCATTGTGAGACCAGGCCCGACTAAAAACACAGAAAGCAGAACACAG aCATACAATTTGCCCCTCCTTGGCGCCGCTCCATCCTCCAGGCCGCCTTCTCATCTTTCAG GCCCGCCTTCCCGACCCCACCAACCTCACAGGGACAGGGGTGGAAGACACTGGGAAAG GTCCTACAGAAGCAGAGGCGACCCCCCCTCCACCCACCTCCAGACAGCCCAACTCCCCCTTCCCACTCCCCCCCTCTACGTGTCACCCTCCCTATACCCGCCCGCACCGCAGCCGTACCCACCCCTGTACTCCGCCGGCCCGGGCCTCCTCCCGCCCCCGACGATGGCTTACCAGCCTCAGCCCATTTATGGCCCCGGGCCGCCGGGCATCAACCCTCCATGGGGGGCACCCGGCAGCCAGCCGCCATTACTCCCCCTGCCCTCCTCCCTCAATCAGCCCCCTCTCTCCAAAGAGGATTTCTACAGGCAGCGGCACCACCGACAAGACAA CATTACGTCTAAACTTGACGAGTTCACAAAAGACTTCCACAAAGAGCTGATGAAGTATCGAAACGCACCAAAGAGACAGAGACCGTCGTATTCTAG GTCCCGATCCTATAGCCGCTCTCCATTCAGCCGTTCTTACACCCGCTCTCGCTCCAGGTCCAGGTCCAGATCCAGGTCTTACTCGTACACCCCAAGTCGATCCCGCTCACGTTCACGCTCCCACGGGCGGCCATATCCCCGCTCGCCTTACTCCCGACGCAACGGACGCAGCTACGGACGCTCTCGGTCGAGATCCCGCTCCCGCTCCAGGTCGTACGGGTACCGCCGCTCGGGTTCGCCGCCCTCGTTCCGCACCGGCGCTTGGGAGGGGGCGGAAGGTGTGCCGCCGTTCCGGTCCCGGTCTCACTCCCGCTCACCGGGTGCGTTCCGGAACCGCAGCCCCGCCGGACGAAAACCGGCACCGCGTGACTTGGCGCCCTACGAACTGAAGGCTCTTAGCCCCGGCAGTCGGGAACGCTGGGAGCGCGATAGCTACCGGCAGTGGGAGCGCGAGTACCGAGAATGGtacaacaaatattacaaaGACTATGAGAACCAACAGCAGGCGATTTATCCCAGGGGCCGCAATAGCAGAGAAAGGGAACGAGAAAAGGAGAGAGACCGAGACAGAGACCGCGATCGGGAACGAGATCGGGAACGAGTGTCCCCGGTCCACCGCGAGTACTCCCCTCAAGGCAGAATGAGAAGAGGCCGAGATGAAAAAGTACCACCCGCTCAAAATCCTCCATCATCCTCAACTTCGACGACTAAGACAAATGCCAAACTCCTGAAGACCAAGAAAGTCAAAAAGAGGAAAACCGGGGAGGACGGCGACCAATCGCAGCACTCTGTGGACCGGGGTGACGCCACGCCCGTCCGCGACGAACCCATGGATGACGTCCTGTCGCCCAACAAGACGCCGCCCATCTCCTCCAAGCCAGCATCATCATCCACAAGCTCCAAGGCTCCCGCCTCCAAAAGCTCCACGGCGCCCTCCAAACCCTCACTTAAGTCCACGCCCAAGACTGACAAGGCCAAGAAAGAGAAAGGTCCGAAGATAAAACCCAAAGCCAAGACGGAGGCTCCCAAAGTCAAAAGTGACAAAGTCAAGAAGAAGACTGGCGAACCTGTGGTGGCCAAAAAGAAAGAACCCTCATCTACAGCTGCTGCTAAAACATCAAAGACCTCCAAAGCCAAACCCGAAGAATCCCACAACTTAACTGTGCCTAAAAAGGAAAAGTCAAAAATTGCTTCTGTGAGACCGCCCCTCCTGAAGACACCCCCGCTCTTCTCCCAAGGCCTACCTGTGCCGCATCCGTCTCTCCACGAGACCCTTCGTCCTGGCAACGACACCCGAGGACGACGAGACGCCCCGCACGGCGCCGGCCTCATCCCCCTCCCCCATCAAGTGCTCCCCTACATCCACCGGCCCCCCTCACGTTTGGGCGAGGAGGGCCGCTCCTTACTCGGGTCTCCGCCTGGAAAACTCCGCAGACTGGACGGTCCTGGAATCGGCGCCGAGGTCTTCTCGCACCTGCACGACCCTCATCAGACGGCACTCCAGAGATTCTCGCACCCGTCTGACAGACCCGGTCTTCTTCCTGTGCTGGTGGGCCGTGAGATTATCTGGGCGGACAAAGACCGAGGCGCTATCAGACCTCTCATGGACTTGCCG GTGAAGCCGGTGACCCCGAGAAACATCCCTTTGAACCGAGACCTCGGGAAAAAAGACAATCCCGTTTCAGACAGATCATCCTTGGGCACCGACAAGACCGCCGCAGAGCGAGCCGGTGCCACCAACAACCCGGATGCTGACAAACCCGCCGGTAATTCCAACGGAGTGGAGGTGAAGGAGCGCTCGTCTTCTGACGGGGCAGTCGCCAAAGACGCCGATCGTAGCTCGGGGGTGGACAGAGAGCGGGAAAGTAACTGGAGGGTGGACAGAGAGCGGGAGAGAGGTTCTGAACGGGGGCGGGAAAAAGCCTCACGGTCAGACAGAGATCAGGAAAAAACTTCGGGGTCTGACAGAGATCGGGAAAGAGCCTCAGGATCGGACAGAGATCGGGAACGGGGTTCAGATAGAGACCGAGATCGGGAAAGGACATCGGATCGAGATCGCGAAAAGGCTTCCGACAGAGATCGAGCTAAAGCTTCCGACAGAGACCGAGAAAAGGCTTCGGACCGTGAGCGCACAAAAGCATCCAGTTCGGACCGCGACCGTCCAAAAGAGTCGAGTTCAGACCGAGATCGTGCGAAAGCTTCGGACCGAGAAAGAGAAAAGGCCTCCACTTCTGACCGGGATCGAGAGAAAGCTTCAGGATCTGAGCGAGAGAAGACTCTGACTTCTGACAAAGAGCGTGACAGAGCGTCTGGATCGAGCTCAAAGAAGGTGAAGGATTCTGATGCAGGTGAAAAGTCGCAGAGGACGGAGCGTAAAAACTCTGGAAGTGCCGCCGGCAGATCCGTCTGCTTGGACAAAATGACCATCGCTGAGAAATCGGCCATCGGCAAGAAGCAGGGACACCAAGAGAAGCCCAGCAGCTCCTCCAAGGAGGCCACGGAGAAATCGGCAAAATCTGACCG TGTTTCCAAGGAGAGAACAGCCAAGACCGGATCCACTGTGAAGAAACCCGATGCTGCTCCCAAAGATG ggAAAGATGGGGAGACTAAAAGTGTGAGGACCAAGCCGAGGATCAGCCGCAAGGTCTTATCGAGCCAACCTGCCAGCGCTGCCAA CACGTCCAGTCGGGAGGCCGAGCCCAACTCCGCGgagaaagaggaagagaagaAGAGCGACTCGTCTGCAGCTTCGGATCAGGTGACGCCATCTCGCACCCAAAACGTTGGGGAGCAGCTCCTCATTCAGGCGCCTCCTCGCTCCAAGTGGGAGCGAGAGgacgatgaggaggaggaggaggaggaacagGTGGCGGCTCCTCAAGAGACCCCCAAGGAGCCCTCACCTGTCCCCCTCAAGACCGAGGCAGTCCGAACGGATAAAAAGGTTGTGgcgaaggaggagaagaaaaggaTGCCGAAGGACGAGAGCAAAGGCGGGAAACCCGCCAAAGTCAAGATCGTCCGAGAGGAGCGCAAGGCGGGGAGGGGGGAGAGGGGGTCCAAATCCGACGGGAGGGAAGGCAAGGAACGAGGCTCGCCCGCCGGGAAGGAGGAGAAGAACGCCGGCGGCCCCGAGCCCAGGAGGCAGCGGCTGTGTTCGGACCTGGCCCGCGAGACGGACGAGGCCGCCTTCGTGCCGGACTACAGCGAAGGCGACGAGGCGTCCGACAGCAGCCCCTCGGCCAGCCAGCGCTCCAACAGCAACCGCAGCGACACGCCCGAGGCGGCGGAGGgcgacaagaagaagaagaagaaacacaagaagcacaagaaacacaaaaaacacaagaagCACAAAGTGGCCGACAAGGAGGGCGGCGAGCACAAACATaaacacaagaagaagaaacacaaGAAGAGCAAAGACAAGGACGCCGGGcaagacgaggacgaggacgaggaggggCAAAGCGTCGCGGGAAGCGAGACCTCCAAACCTTGA